The following coding sequences are from one Haloferax litoreum window:
- a CDS encoding PAS domain S-box protein: protein MCQGFPIDEQSVASIIDASPDSMLLVNSEGEICYANARVEELFGYAPDELIGEEIEKLVPEGVSETHITEREAYFQNPQARPMGAEIELFGRHKDGTLLPVDISLGPLESRGEKYVMAAVRDIDDQKALRAKYKTVLEAVPDAVVVAAVSSGEIVDANEQVYELLGYKPRELIGEPQNILHPSDEITRYRELFTNHVDSDRAIIDQLPDGSDVYVETKNRVKIPVEINAQVFKLGDQQLVAGVFRDVTTRKERQQALEGLLAATRDLFAAEGAEEVATLTSETATQVCDLPINGVHLHDPTTSALVPVAWSNEVETIFDGTPPSISKGEGLAWEAFETGTPEIHSNIPEEDGVMNEDTPFLSELYLPLGEHGVLLLSSPVADGFDETDVALAQVLAANAQVALARVEREQQLESQNERLENFASILSHDLRNPLNVVSGRLGLEREQNDSEHLLKAEQALERMETLIDDMWTQTRHGQPLAETEVVTLSSVTNRCWEVIDTSEATLTIESDLSFHADSSRLQQLLENLIRNAIEHGGRDVEIRVGGLDDRAGFFVADDGPGVPAGTREQVFTPGYTTGEVGTGLGLAIVREIADAHHWEINVTDSDDGGAQFVITDVQVTQ, encoded by the coding sequence ATGTGCCAGGGCTTTCCGATTGACGAGCAATCGGTCGCATCCATTATAGATGCTTCCCCGGATTCAATGCTCCTTGTCAATTCTGAAGGAGAGATTTGCTATGCTAACGCCCGTGTGGAAGAACTATTCGGGTACGCCCCCGATGAACTGATCGGCGAGGAAATCGAGAAATTAGTTCCCGAGGGTGTCAGTGAGACCCACATCACAGAGCGCGAGGCGTATTTTCAAAATCCCCAAGCACGGCCTATGGGTGCAGAAATTGAGCTCTTTGGTCGTCATAAGGATGGCACCTTACTTCCAGTCGATATCTCGCTAGGACCACTCGAGAGTCGTGGTGAGAAGTACGTGATGGCGGCCGTACGGGATATAGACGACCAGAAAGCACTGAGAGCGAAATACAAAACAGTTCTCGAGGCCGTCCCGGACGCCGTCGTCGTCGCTGCTGTCTCATCTGGTGAGATTGTCGACGCTAACGAACAGGTGTATGAACTGCTAGGCTACAAGCCTAGGGAACTCATCGGAGAACCGCAGAACATCCTCCACCCCTCGGATGAAATCACTCGATATCGAGAACTTTTCACGAACCACGTTGATTCAGACCGGGCAATCATCGACCAGCTTCCCGACGGTTCAGATGTCTACGTCGAAACTAAGAATCGAGTTAAAATCCCTGTCGAAATCAACGCCCAGGTCTTCAAATTGGGTGACCAGCAGCTGGTTGCAGGTGTGTTCCGTGATGTTACAACCCGCAAGGAACGCCAGCAAGCTCTGGAAGGCCTTTTAGCAGCTACCCGAGATTTATTCGCGGCAGAGGGTGCCGAAGAAGTAGCCACACTTACCTCTGAGACGGCGACTCAGGTGTGCGATTTACCGATAAATGGCGTTCATCTGCACGATCCGACGACTAGCGCCCTCGTCCCTGTTGCGTGGTCGAACGAGGTAGAGACAATATTCGATGGTACCCCGCCCTCAATTTCGAAGGGAGAAGGGTTGGCTTGGGAGGCTTTCGAGACTGGCACACCAGAAATCCATTCGAACATTCCAGAAGAGGATGGTGTGATGAATGAGGACACACCGTTTCTCAGTGAATTGTATCTCCCACTGGGCGAGCACGGCGTACTGTTGTTAAGTTCCCCTGTCGCTGACGGTTTCGATGAGACCGACGTGGCTCTTGCACAGGTATTAGCTGCAAACGCACAAGTCGCACTTGCTCGGGTTGAGCGAGAACAACAACTTGAGAGCCAAAACGAACGCCTTGAGAATTTCGCCAGCATTCTCAGTCACGACCTGCGCAACCCACTCAACGTCGTGAGCGGTCGACTTGGTCTCGAACGAGAGCAAAACGACAGCGAGCATCTCCTCAAAGCGGAGCAGGCACTCGAACGTATGGAGACCCTCATTGACGACATGTGGACGCAGACGCGTCACGGGCAGCCTCTGGCAGAGACAGAAGTAGTTACACTCTCATCAGTCACAAACAGATGCTGGGAAGTCATAGATACGTCTGAGGCAACACTGACAATTGAAAGTGACCTGTCGTTCCACGCAGACTCCAGCCGGCTCCAGCAACTGCTTGAAAACCTGATTAGAAACGCAATCGAACACGGTGGGCGTGATGTCGAAATCCGCGTGGGGGGCCTTGACGACAGAGCCGGGTTTTTTGTCGCTGATGACGGGCCGGGAGTCCCAGCAGGAACCCGAGAACAGGTGTTCACCCCTGGGTACACAACAGGTGAAGTAGGAACTGGGCTCGGATTGGCCATTGTGAGAGAGATTGCTGATGCTCACCATTGGGAAATCAATGTGACCGACAGCGACGATGGTGGGGCACAGTTCGTAATCACTGATGTGCAGGTGACCCAGTGA
- a CDS encoding right-handed parallel beta-helix repeat-containing protein, with amino-acid sequence MLDPAGYWKAFVLIALFSVAVSGLWLVSDGIVTDAQHPRAIDSCTTITEPGRYALTADITESEADTCIRIQTRGVHLDGRGHRVDGVGEFGTAGVVVRSTDDRPVENVSVRNVTVTDWDDGIRYIGVVDGAVVSTTTENNRVGLSLLDAYDTRVANNVAHENRLRGISLFESSANNTIVNNTATDNALFGIHLVEGGVRNNTLVGNTASNNEFGIVLIDAHDNTLAENTVRGNRIAGIWLSAARDNQLSRNTVSNRFYGIFLADRSAKNGVSDNEVVSNTVGIRLRSSDRNRIVNNSVRSSSDNAILLISSDDNVVTGNVGSDNTRGVTLTRSTGNSVENNTVSE; translated from the coding sequence ATGCTGGACCCCGCCGGGTACTGGAAAGCGTTCGTCCTCATCGCTCTCTTCAGCGTCGCAGTTAGTGGTCTTTGGCTGGTCTCAGACGGAATCGTGACTGACGCTCAGCACCCCCGGGCGATTGATTCGTGTACCACGATAACAGAACCGGGGCGATATGCACTCACTGCCGACATCACTGAGAGCGAGGCAGATACCTGCATCCGAATCCAGACGCGCGGCGTCCACCTCGATGGTCGGGGTCATCGTGTCGACGGTGTCGGCGAGTTCGGAACTGCCGGTGTGGTCGTCCGTTCGACCGATGACCGACCAGTCGAGAACGTCAGTGTGCGCAACGTGACGGTCACTGACTGGGACGACGGCATCCGCTACATCGGCGTCGTCGACGGGGCCGTCGTAAGTACGACGACCGAGAATAACCGCGTCGGTCTTTCGTTGCTCGACGCCTACGATACCCGGGTTGCGAACAACGTCGCCCACGAAAACCGGCTTCGGGGTATCTCGCTGTTCGAGTCTAGCGCGAACAACACAATCGTGAACAACACCGCAACCGACAACGCCCTGTTCGGCATTCACCTCGTCGAAGGCGGCGTGCGAAACAACACACTCGTCGGCAACACGGCGTCGAACAACGAGTTCGGTATCGTCCTCATTGACGCTCACGACAACACCTTGGCCGAGAATACAGTAAGAGGAAACCGGATTGCCGGTATATGGCTGTCTGCTGCCCGTGACAACCAACTCAGTCGTAACACAGTCTCGAACCGTTTCTACGGGATATTCCTCGCCGACCGCTCCGCCAAAAATGGAGTATCAGACAACGAAGTCGTGTCGAACACAGTCGGCATTCGACTTCGGTCCAGCGATAGGAACCGCATCGTGAACAATTCGGTCCGGTCCAGTAGCGACAACGCTATCCTCCTGATATCGAGTGACGATAACGTCGTAACCGGAAACGTCGGTTCGGACAACACTCGTGGTGTCACACTCACCAGGTCGACTGGGAATTCGGTCGAGAACAATACGGTTTCAGAGTGA
- a CDS encoding amidase encodes MVEGTESTVRAVARRYGIELDDAGVAAFQNAVTEQAAQYEIFPPTTPSGDSPTSIAAGDDPYNAFRYQFEFGGGSGHLVGLDVAVKENIVVAGVPTTCGSPGFEYEPPYNATVVERLRNAGASLVGTTNMDEFAFFTTGETCAHGRIENPVAEGCVPGGSSSGSGAAVAAGIVDAALGTDTGGSVRIPASFCGVVGVKPTHQTVSRFGVVDLSQSLDHVGPLASDVETAARVLEVIAGPDANDPSTRGSPQPRQYVGSLGDGVEDFHVGVVSEAMNTSEPGVVEAIETTLDKLRDAGATVEETSLPGYEMASAVVGSIAGLEFASFVGKNGASYATGTGTTEPLRAALAAANEDGAFGENVVQMLVTNGVLADGDGTEYVAAKGLQRMFTQTVCDALETYDVLVTPTTPVTAPEFGTIEGIEGLLRTVENTAPFNCSGHPAISVPTEGVDGKPVGIQFVANWNDEETAFRVAQTIEQT; translated from the coding sequence ATGGTGGAGGGAACTGAGTCGACGGTGCGTGCAGTCGCACGAAGATACGGAATCGAACTCGACGATGCTGGAGTCGCGGCGTTTCAAAACGCAGTGACTGAACAAGCAGCACAGTACGAAATCTTCCCACCGACGACGCCGTCGGGGGACTCTCCGACGAGCATCGCGGCAGGAGACGACCCGTACAATGCGTTCCGCTACCAGTTCGAGTTCGGTGGGGGAAGCGGCCACCTCGTTGGACTCGACGTCGCGGTCAAGGAGAACATCGTCGTCGCGGGTGTCCCGACGACGTGTGGGTCACCCGGGTTCGAGTACGAACCACCCTACAACGCCACAGTCGTCGAGCGACTGAGAAATGCTGGGGCATCGCTGGTTGGAACGACCAATATGGACGAGTTCGCCTTCTTCACGACCGGTGAAACCTGTGCTCACGGCCGAATCGAGAACCCTGTGGCAGAGGGGTGTGTACCGGGTGGTTCATCGAGTGGTAGCGGTGCGGCCGTCGCCGCAGGCATCGTCGACGCCGCACTCGGGACCGACACTGGTGGCTCAGTCCGGATTCCCGCGTCGTTCTGTGGGGTCGTCGGTGTCAAGCCGACACATCAAACCGTCTCTCGGTTCGGCGTCGTCGACCTCTCGCAGTCACTCGACCACGTCGGGCCACTCGCATCGGACGTCGAAACGGCGGCCCGTGTGTTGGAGGTTATCGCTGGTCCGGACGCAAACGACCCCTCGACGCGCGGGTCTCCACAACCGAGACAGTACGTCGGTTCTCTCGGCGATGGGGTCGAAGATTTCCACGTGGGTGTCGTCTCCGAGGCGATGAATACCTCGGAGCCGGGAGTCGTCGAAGCTATCGAAACTACCCTCGACAAACTTCGGGACGCCGGTGCCACCGTCGAAGAGACATCGTTGCCGGGCTACGAGATGGCGTCGGCCGTCGTCGGCTCAATCGCTGGGCTCGAATTTGCATCCTTCGTCGGGAAGAACGGCGCTTCGTACGCGACTGGGACTGGAACGACAGAACCGCTTCGAGCAGCATTGGCGGCGGCGAACGAAGACGGAGCCTTCGGTGAAAACGTCGTGCAGATGCTCGTCACGAACGGCGTCCTCGCGGACGGCGATGGCACTGAATACGTCGCTGCGAAAGGTCTCCAGCGAATGTTCACCCAGACAGTTTGCGACGCTCTCGAGACGTACGACGTACTCGTGACCCCGACGACGCCGGTGACCGCTCCGGAGTTCGGAACTATCGAAGGCATCGAGGGACTCCTGCGAACCGTCGAGAACACGGCACCGTTCAATTGCAGTGGACACCCAGCCATCTCTGTCCCGACCGAAGGAGTCGACGGCAAGCCAGTTGGTATCCAATTCGTCGCGAACTGGAACGACGAAGAGACGGCATTCCGTGTCGCACAGACGATAGAACAGACGTAG
- a CDS encoding ASCH domain-containing protein: MSEIDVDDLLPNDRVKESVAAGDVTQLTRGATTRYADEGDSFEIGSDTFEIVSVVERTLGDFTDEDAKREGSPTLDAYKQRMERVHPGPFEWDDSDEVVTYKFERQS; encoded by the coding sequence ATGTCCGAAATCGACGTCGACGACCTCCTTCCGAACGACCGTGTCAAGGAATCAGTGGCAGCAGGAGACGTGACGCAACTTACTCGCGGCGCGACGACACGGTACGCAGACGAAGGTGATTCGTTCGAAATCGGGAGCGATACGTTCGAGATAGTCAGTGTCGTAGAACGCACGCTCGGTGACTTCACCGACGAAGACGCCAAAAGAGAGGGGTCGCCGACACTCGACGCGTACAAACAGCGGATGGAACGCGTCCACCCCGGCCCGTTCGAGTGGGACGACAGCGACGAAGTCGTGACCTACAAGTTCGAACGACAGAGCTGA
- a CDS encoding amino acid permease, with protein MTEEELAKDLGLLSALTIGIGTMVGAGIFVLPGVAAQTAGPVVVVSFIVGGLVALVNALSVSELGTAMPKAGGGYYYVNRALGPLFGSIAGLGDWVGLAFASAFYSIGFGQYLATLVPMPNLWMLSDVQVGALLAGAIFVGVNYIGAKETGSVQTVIVTILLAILTLFAVQGWLSFDFETLLGDGGLAPLGYGAILPGTALVFVSFLGYAKIATVAEELKNPGRNLPLAIIGSVVIVTILYSILVTIMLGVVPWPELSQSAPLTQATELAFPGGLAVFAVTIVTLGALLATASSANASILASARINFAMGRDRIVTNWLNEIHPSYATPYRSILVTGAIIIVFIAALGRDIEVLAKAASVLHLVVYALMNAALIVFRETDPEYDPAFTVPLYPITPVLGIVLSLGLLAFVGTQELLLSGVFVVIAVVWYFAYARKNASRQGVLGEYILDRGTELPPALVDAAANIAPDGATRVDDTPKTMVAVSNPLTEHALVKLAATLAAHEKGSLLATHVIQVPDQTSLQAAAEQRDRISTTSRQLLADAREDAEELGVRVETRTVLSHQGLAEVFDIAREHDIDTLILGHGGAKLAGGRVEGPLDELTHDLPCDVLVLDGQQFDATEILIPTAGGHSSDLSATVALALQDAVGANVSVLHVSDDIGEGREFVETWASEHGLQDAELLVETGDVETAIEQASAGRTLVIIGATERGLLSRLVGGALELSVLNDLETTVLLAERPHERSLRERLFG; from the coding sequence ATGACGGAAGAAGAACTCGCCAAAGACCTCGGATTGCTTTCAGCACTCACCATCGGCATCGGGACGATGGTGGGCGCAGGCATCTTCGTCTTACCGGGTGTCGCGGCGCAGACCGCTGGACCGGTCGTCGTCGTCTCGTTCATCGTCGGAGGACTCGTTGCGCTGGTGAATGCGCTCTCAGTCTCCGAACTCGGGACGGCGATGCCGAAAGCAGGTGGCGGTTATTACTACGTCAACCGCGCACTCGGACCACTGTTTGGCTCCATCGCAGGCCTCGGTGACTGGGTCGGCCTCGCGTTCGCCTCGGCGTTCTACAGCATCGGCTTCGGGCAGTATCTCGCGACGCTCGTCCCGATGCCAAACCTCTGGATGCTCTCTGACGTACAAGTCGGCGCGCTTCTCGCCGGTGCTATCTTCGTCGGAGTCAATTACATCGGTGCGAAAGAGACCGGTAGTGTCCAGACTGTCATCGTGACGATTCTCCTCGCGATTCTCACACTCTTCGCGGTGCAGGGATGGCTCTCGTTCGACTTCGAGACGCTTCTCGGGGACGGTGGACTCGCCCCACTCGGATACGGTGCGATACTTCCGGGAACTGCGCTGGTCTTCGTCTCCTTCCTCGGATACGCGAAAATTGCAACGGTCGCCGAGGAACTCAAAAACCCCGGACGAAACCTTCCACTCGCCATCATCGGGAGTGTCGTCATCGTGACGATTCTCTACTCGATTCTCGTCACCATTATGCTCGGTGTCGTCCCGTGGCCAGAACTGAGCCAGAGTGCCCCCCTGACACAGGCGACGGAACTCGCGTTCCCCGGCGGACTCGCCGTCTTCGCCGTCACTATCGTGACGCTCGGTGCATTGCTGGCGACGGCTTCGAGTGCTAACGCGTCGATTCTGGCGTCTGCTCGAATCAACTTCGCGATGGGCCGCGACCGAATCGTCACGAACTGGCTCAACGAAATTCACCCGTCTTACGCGACACCGTATCGGTCGATTCTCGTCACAGGGGCTATCATCATCGTCTTCATCGCGGCCCTCGGGCGAGACATCGAAGTGCTCGCGAAGGCGGCGAGCGTCCTCCACCTCGTGGTCTACGCACTGATGAACGCCGCACTCATCGTCTTCAGGGAGACTGACCCGGAGTACGACCCAGCGTTCACGGTTCCACTCTACCCGATTACACCGGTCCTTGGCATCGTCCTCTCACTCGGACTGCTTGCGTTCGTCGGCACGCAGGAACTCCTCTTGTCGGGAGTGTTCGTCGTCATCGCGGTGGTGTGGTACTTCGCCTACGCACGCAAGAACGCGTCTCGACAGGGGGTACTCGGAGAGTACATCCTCGACCGTGGTACCGAACTTCCCCCCGCTCTCGTCGACGCTGCGGCGAACATCGCCCCCGACGGGGCCACCCGTGTCGACGACACACCCAAGACGATGGTCGCAGTCTCGAACCCCCTCACAGAGCACGCGCTGGTGAAACTCGCTGCAACTCTCGCGGCACACGAAAAGGGGAGTCTCCTCGCCACGCACGTGATTCAAGTCCCGGACCAGACGTCACTCCAGGCCGCCGCAGAACAACGCGACCGTATCTCGACGACATCGAGGCAACTCCTCGCCGACGCACGCGAAGACGCCGAGGAACTTGGCGTCAGAGTAGAGACGCGAACGGTTCTCTCGCACCAGGGTCTCGCAGAAGTGTTCGACATCGCACGTGAACACGACATCGACACGCTCATTCTGGGCCACGGTGGCGCGAAACTCGCCGGTGGCCGTGTCGAAGGCCCACTCGACGAACTCACCCACGACCTCCCGTGTGACGTGCTCGTCCTAGACGGCCAACAGTTCGACGCGACGGAGATTCTCATCCCGACTGCTGGTGGTCACTCGTCGGACCTGTCGGCGACAGTCGCACTCGCACTGCAAGACGCCGTTGGAGCGAACGTCTCGGTGTTGCACGTGAGTGACGACATCGGCGAGGGACGTGAATTCGTCGAGACGTGGGCTTCAGAACACGGGTTACAGGACGCCGAACTGCTGGTCGAGACTGGAGACGTCGAGACCGCTATCGAACAGGCGAGTGCCGGTCGGACCCTCGTCATCATCGGTGCGACGGAACGAGGACTGTTGTCTCGACTCGTCGGTGGAGCACTCGAGCTTTCGGTCCTCAACGACCTCGAAACAACCGTGTTGCTCGCCGAGCGACCACACGAACGGTCACTCAGAGAACGGCTATTCGGGTAA
- a CDS encoding universal stress protein → MGLLDHVVVPIADETDAVETADALNLYLDGVRRVTAIHVIEKGGGVVDKAPMEKRRADAAHYLSVFDVQLGGSVDIDMRMSFGTNVAETILETAEDVEATAIAYRPRGGNRLVRLLSGDTGARLATNGELPVVSLGKRPNIEAISGNPSSDTDTEVRG, encoded by the coding sequence ATGGGCCTTCTCGACCACGTGGTCGTTCCGATTGCTGACGAGACAGACGCTGTCGAGACTGCAGACGCGTTGAACCTGTATCTCGATGGAGTCAGACGGGTCACGGCGATTCACGTCATCGAGAAAGGTGGTGGCGTCGTCGACAAAGCCCCCATGGAAAAACGCCGGGCGGACGCAGCACACTACCTCTCGGTCTTCGACGTCCAACTCGGCGGCAGCGTCGACATCGATATGCGGATGAGTTTCGGAACGAACGTCGCCGAGACGATTCTCGAGACTGCTGAAGACGTCGAAGCGACGGCTATCGCATACCGTCCTCGTGGCGGGAACCGACTCGTACGATTACTGTCGGGTGACACGGGTGCCCGCCTCGCGACCAATGGGGAACTGCCAGTCGTTTCACTCGGGAAGCGACCCAATATCGAGGCGATATCAGGCAACCCATCGAGTGACACGGACACGGAGGTTCGCGGATGA
- a CDS encoding Lrp/AsnC family transcriptional regulator, producing MSHRNTDHRLDEIDRRILHALMDDARNTTSSTLAEQAGVSGATIRNRIHRLEDAGIIRSYTTQVDFERAGRKLSNLYLCDVPVTEREALAHEARAIPGVINVRTLMTGRRNLHVLAVGETTSDLRRVARQLTDIGIHIEDEDLLEEELFAPYGPFNPDDRNNPSPEPNDFISLTGDASVVEVTVESGAPIAGQSVEVAARNGTLDGDTLLIAIERDDRVLTPHGDTVIQPDDIVTVLSRDGADADALTAFRSPSSTPSTQ from the coding sequence ATGTCACACCGAAATACCGACCATCGTCTCGACGAAATCGACCGACGAATCCTACACGCGCTCATGGACGACGCTCGAAACACCACCAGCAGCACACTCGCAGAACAAGCCGGCGTCTCGGGCGCGACCATCCGAAACCGAATTCACAGGCTCGAGGATGCCGGAATCATCCGTAGCTACACCACACAGGTCGATTTCGAGCGTGCCGGCAGGAAACTCTCCAATCTCTACCTCTGTGACGTCCCCGTCACCGAACGGGAAGCACTCGCCCACGAAGCACGGGCGATTCCAGGCGTCATCAACGTGCGTACACTGATGACTGGTCGTCGCAACCTGCACGTCCTCGCAGTCGGTGAGACGACGAGTGACCTTCGCCGGGTCGCACGACAACTCACCGACATCGGAATCCACATCGAAGACGAAGACCTCCTCGAAGAGGAACTCTTCGCCCCCTACGGTCCCTTCAATCCGGACGACCGGAACAACCCCTCTCCTGAACCAAACGACTTCATCAGTCTCACTGGGGACGCGAGCGTCGTGGAAGTCACGGTCGAATCGGGCGCACCCATCGCTGGGCAATCTGTCGAAGTTGCTGCCCGTAACGGCACCCTCGACGGAGATACCCTCCTCATCGCCATCGAACGCGACGACCGTGTTCTCACACCTCACGGGGACACCGTCATCCAGCCAGACGATATCGTAACTGTCCTGTCGAGAGACGGTGCAGATGCGGACGCCCTCACGGCGTTTCGGAGTCCGTCTAGCACCCCCAGTACGCAGTGA
- a CDS encoding NAD-dependent epimerase/dehydratase family protein translates to MDVAITGGRGQTGRWVVDHLAEDHTVTCLDQDHPGDDGHPDVAYRALDLTDQGSVFDTLTRLEPDAVVHWAAIPAAGIRPGVDTYRNNTLAAHSVLTAAGRIGARVVQASSDGAYGFFFADETPVPDELPISEAHARRPEDDYGLSKVVAEEIGKTIARRDDVPVMSLRPSWIQVPGEYPCRDEEYTSNLEAGAGNFWSYVDVRDVADMVEAALTADVSGHETFNCVATDNALGRPLRELMTDYYGTVPATCSVEGDASAYDITKANNLLDWEPTRSWRDAATETIPTPRV, encoded by the coding sequence ATGGACGTAGCAATCACGGGTGGGCGCGGTCAGACAGGACGGTGGGTCGTCGACCACCTCGCTGAAGACCACACCGTCACGTGCCTCGACCAGGACCATCCGGGAGACGATGGCCATCCAGACGTCGCGTATCGGGCGTTGGACCTCACGGACCAAGGAAGCGTGTTCGACACACTCACCAGACTCGAACCCGATGCAGTCGTCCATTGGGCCGCAATTCCGGCCGCTGGAATCAGGCCCGGTGTCGACACGTATCGCAACAACACACTCGCAGCACACAGTGTCTTGACGGCCGCTGGCCGTATCGGGGCTCGCGTCGTGCAAGCCTCCTCAGACGGCGCCTATGGTTTCTTCTTCGCCGACGAGACTCCGGTTCCCGACGAACTCCCGATTTCCGAAGCGCACGCGCGTCGTCCCGAAGACGACTACGGCCTCTCAAAAGTGGTGGCCGAAGAAATCGGGAAGACCATCGCCAGACGAGACGACGTACCGGTGATGTCACTTCGACCATCTTGGATACAAGTTCCGGGCGAGTATCCGTGCCGTGACGAAGAGTACACCTCGAACCTCGAAGCAGGTGCTGGGAACTTCTGGTCGTACGTCGACGTCCGTGACGTTGCTGACATGGTCGAAGCCGCGCTTACGGCCGACGTGTCAGGGCACGAAACGTTCAACTGCGTCGCTACAGACAACGCACTCGGCCGTCCCCTCCGCGAATTGATGACCGACTACTACGGAACCGTTCCAGCCACCTGTTCTGTCGAGGGTGACGCGTCTGCGTACGACATCACGAAAGCTAACAACCTCCTCGACTGGGAACCAACCCGTTCGTGGCGAGACGCAGCGACGGAGACGATTCCAACGCCTCGAGTCTGA
- a CDS encoding CBS domain-containing protein, producing the protein MQQERTAVTRLMTSGVLTVTAETAVEDAAKLFLSEDVGSVVVVDEDDKPIGMFTNTDLAAFVAEGGSGGETAVSEYMTERVVAIGSQDSVRDAAAKMIIHGIHHLPVTDDHGSVVGMLSTMDLTSHFSYSGGSDMI; encoded by the coding sequence ATGCAACAGGAGAGAACTGCAGTCACACGACTCATGACGTCAGGCGTTCTCACTGTCACGGCCGAGACGGCAGTCGAAGATGCTGCGAAGTTGTTTCTGTCTGAGGACGTTGGGTCGGTTGTCGTCGTCGACGAGGACGACAAACCGATTGGGATGTTCACGAATACTGACCTCGCAGCGTTCGTCGCAGAGGGAGGTTCAGGAGGGGAGACAGCAGTTTCAGAGTACATGACTGAACGGGTTGTGGCCATCGGCTCTCAGGACAGTGTCCGCGACGCTGCTGCCAAGATGATTATCCACGGCATCCACCATCTCCCCGTGACTGACGACCACGGAAGCGTCGTCGGGATGCTCTCGACGATGGACCTCACGTCGCACTTCTCGTACTCAGGGGGTTCTGACATGATATGA
- a CDS encoding HalOD1 output domain-containing protein — MSGETVTEAVLAAVAEREGVDVKDLHQSLYDSISPEALDKLFRAGPVEVTFEYMDYVVTVDNDLEVELESK, encoded by the coding sequence ATGTCAGGGGAAACTGTGACCGAGGCGGTCCTCGCTGCCGTCGCCGAGCGTGAAGGTGTCGACGTCAAAGACCTACACCAATCCCTCTACGACTCCATTAGCCCAGAGGCACTCGATAAACTCTTTCGGGCAGGTCCCGTCGAAGTCACCTTCGAGTACATGGACTACGTCGTGACTGTGGATAACGACCTCGAAGTCGAATTAGAATCAAAGTAA